One region of Pseudomonas sp. B21-040 genomic DNA includes:
- a CDS encoding phosphate ABC transporter substrate-binding protein PstS, translating into MKLKRLMAAMTFVAAGVATANAFAAVDPSIPSYTKTTGVSGNLSSVGSDTLANLMTLWAENYKKEYPNVNIQIQAAGSATAPPALTEGTSNLGPMSRKMKDTELAAFEQKYGYKPTAIPVAVDALAVFVHKDNPIQHLTMEQVDAIFSSTRLCGAKTDVKTWGDLGVTGDLANKPVQLFGRNSVSGTYGYFKEEALCKGDYKPNVNEQPGSASVVQSISSSLNGIGYSGIGYKTASVKTVALAKKGSTDFIEDTEENALNGKYPLSRFLYVYVNKAPNKPLAPLEAEFVKLVLSKQGQEVVVKDGYIPLPAKVAAKALADLGLSEGGAEVAKK; encoded by the coding sequence ATGAAACTGAAGCGTTTGATGGCGGCAATGACTTTTGTCGCTGCTGGCGTTGCGACTGCCAACGCGTTCGCCGCTGTTGACCCGTCGATCCCGAGCTACACCAAGACCACTGGTGTGTCGGGCAACCTGTCCAGCGTCGGCTCCGATACCCTGGCCAACCTCATGACCCTGTGGGCTGAGAACTACAAGAAAGAATACCCGAACGTAAACATCCAGATTCAGGCCGCTGGCTCCGCCACCGCGCCACCTGCGCTGACCGAAGGCACCTCTAACCTGGGCCCGATGAGCCGCAAGATGAAGGACACCGAACTGGCTGCCTTCGAGCAGAAGTACGGCTACAAGCCAACCGCTATCCCGGTTGCCGTGGACGCCCTGGCGGTGTTCGTGCACAAGGACAACCCGATCCAGCACCTGACCATGGAACAAGTCGACGCGATCTTCTCGTCCACTCGTCTGTGCGGCGCTAAAACCGACGTGAAAACCTGGGGCGACCTGGGTGTGACCGGCGACCTGGCCAACAAGCCGGTTCAACTGTTCGGTCGTAACTCGGTATCCGGCACCTACGGCTACTTTAAAGAAGAAGCCCTGTGCAAAGGCGACTACAAGCCAAACGTGAACGAACAACCAGGTTCGGCTTCGGTCGTACAGTCGATCAGCTCCTCGCTGAACGGCATCGGTTACTCGGGCATCGGCTACAAAACTGCTTCCGTGAAGACTGTGGCCCTGGCCAAGAAAGGCAGCACTGACTTCATCGAAGACACCGAAGAAAACGCACTGAACGGCAAATACCCGCTGTCGCGTTTCCTCTACGTTTACGTCAACAAAGCTCCGAACAAGCCTCTGGCCCCGCTGGAAGCCGAGTTCGTGAAACTGGTTCTGTCCAAACAGGGCCAGGAAGTTGTCGTGAAAGACGGTTACATCCCACTGCCAGCCAAAGTCGCAGCCAAAGCTCTGGCTGACCTGGGTCTGTCGGAAGGCGGCGCTGAAGTCGCAAAAAAGTAA